The region TTGCCATCGGGCAACTGCGGCAGGCCCTCCGCCTGTCCACTGACGCCGATAAAGTCTTCTACGTAGTCGTACCAGGGCTCGATATCCTTGTAGCGAATCGGCCAGTCAACGCCGTGGCCGTCCTTCAGGTTGGCCTCAAAATCAAGGTCGCTCCAGCGATAGCTCTGCCTTCCCCACATGACCGAGCGGCCTCCGACATGCCGTCCACGAAGGAACAGATAAGGCTGATCCTTCGGTGTGGTGTATGGGTTCTCAAGATCGTTGACGAAGAACTTGGCGTTCCACTCGTCCGCGATGTGCCTCTGCATCGGCTGGTACACCTTCTCGTACTGCCTGTCGCGCATGCCGCGAAACTTCACGTCCCACGTCGGCACGTGCTCCACGTAGTCCCGCTCGGGCACAATCGTCTGCCCGGCCTCGAGCACCAGCGTCTGCATACCCTTCTCGGTCAACTCTTTGGCCGCCCAGCCGCCCGAAATGCCGGAGCCGATCACGATTGCGTCGAAGTTGTTCGCCTGTCCAATGACGTTCATTGCTGCACCACCTTCAGCGGAGCGCAGCCCGCGTGTTCGGGAGGAATAATCGACCTACCCAGTTCCTTTTGAAATCCAATCTGCGAGGTGTAATAGCCAGTCAGCGTCAGCTTCTTCATCGTGTAGAAGAAGTTCACCGGAATCGGCTTCGTCTGTTGCGGGATCGAGACATGGCTTCTGGTCACCCTCTTCCGCAGCTGCGCGGCATAGTCCATCGCCTCAGCGTCCAGCCCCTTCATCAACTCCGTCTGCTGTTCCGGCGAGCAGGCGACGAAGGCCTTTCCGAACTTCTTTTTGCTACCTGCATCCACATCAGCCAAACCGCTCAGAAACTCCTTCGTCTCAGCGGGCTCGTACCACTCCGTCAGTAGAAGATCGATGAACTCAGGCACGCCCACTTCCTTTGCTCCAGGAGTATCGGTTGTGGGGATGATCCTCTCTGCGAGCGTAGCTACGGTCTCATGCTGATGAGCATCCAGGGTTCTAAAGCGTATGGTGCCCGCTGCCTTCGCATTCGCCTCTTCCAATATTGCCAGCGCCTCACGCGGAAACGCCGAGATCGCTGCTGTTGAACCTAACAATTTCAAAACATCGCGCCGTTGCATACTTGTCTCCGACTCCAGCGGGCCATTTTACATGCTCAAGACAACTACTCCGCAACCCTGCACTTTGTTGAGGATTAAAGCAAGCCCGGATCACTTCAGTGGGCTTGCTTTTCACCAGCCTTCATCGCCTCCCGCAACTTCCGCTCGCCGTCCGCGCTTAGGTACTTGCAATCCAGCTGCAGAAAAACAGACGTATACGGCACCGTCATCGTAGTCTTGAGCACCAGCACCTTGTAGGTCTTTGCGGTCTCGCTGACCTTGTCCAGGATCTCTGCATGCGGAAGCGACTGTACCGTGTACGGCTTCAGCACCTTCTGCAGCCCCTCACGATACGCGCTCACGTTTGCGTAATCACTGGAGGGGACATAGGGCAGTTCGGCATCCAGAAAGACCAGGGGTCGTACGTGGATCGAGTGCGAAATCGCCCAAAGCACGGCTCGCGTGACCGCCAGCTGATCTTCCCCGGTCTCGACTGTTTCGACTCCGGGCGATATTTGTAGCGGATACGCCGAATCGACGATCAGGATCCAGTTGCGATGGCCCAGCAGCGGAAGCTCCTGCCGCAGCGTCGTCTGCCAGTCAGGCTTCCCCGCCTGCGCGTTTCCATCTTGCGAAGGAAGACCGCAAACCAATAGTAGCAATAGCGCAATAAGACCTCTCTTCCGCATGCAAACCTCTCCGGCCACACATCATCGCACGCGGAGCTTGTCACAGCACAGCAGCAAAGTGAGCGCGTTGCCGGTGCTGCCGGGCTGAGATCTCCTTCCAGAGATCCCATCCGA is a window of Edaphobacter sp. 12200R-103 DNA encoding:
- a CDS encoding gluconate 2-dehydrogenase subunit 3 family protein, giving the protein MQRRDVLKLLGSTAAISAFPREALAILEEANAKAAGTIRFRTLDAHQHETVATLAERIIPTTDTPGAKEVGVPEFIDLLLTEWYEPAETKEFLSGLADVDAGSKKKFGKAFVACSPEQQTELMKGLDAEAMDYAAQLRKRVTRSHVSIPQQTKPIPVNFFYTMKKLTLTGYYTSQIGFQKELGRSIIPPEHAGCAPLKVVQQ